In a single window of the Scyliorhinus canicula chromosome 1, sScyCan1.1, whole genome shotgun sequence genome:
- the LOC119966640 gene encoding stathmin-like isoform X2, translating into MACTDIKVKELDKRSSGQAFEIILSPTAETIPEFPLSPKKDRSLEDLQKKMEAAENRRKSHEAEVLKQLAEKQEHVKEVLQRAVEENTKFSKMAEERLISKMDLIKENREAQIAAKLERLREKDKHLEEVRKNRESKETEELV; encoded by the exons ATATTAAGGTAAAGGAGCTAGACAAGCGTTCTTCTGGCCAGGCTTTTGAGATAATTCTGAGCCCCACAGCTGAAACAATTCCAGAATTTCCTCTTTCTCCCAAGAAAGATAGATCACTTGAAGATCTTCAAAAAAAAATGGAAGCTGCAGAGAACAGACGAAAG TCACATGAAGCAGAAGTTCTGAAGCAGTTGGCTGAAAAACAGGAGCATGTAAAGGAAGTGCTTCAGAGAGCTGTTGAAGAAAATACCAAATTCAGCAAAATGGCAGAGGAAAGACTGATTTCCAAGATGGATCTTATTAAGGAGAATCGTGAGGCTCAGATAGCTGCTAAACTTGAGCGTCTTCGTGAAAAG GACAAACACCTGGAGGAAGTGAGAAAGAACAGAGAAAGCAAAGAAACTGAAGAACTTGTTTAA
- the LOC119966640 gene encoding stathmin-like isoform X1 — MYLISDIKVKELDKRSSGQAFEIILSPTAETIPEFPLSPKKDRSLEDLQKKMEAAENRRKSHEAEVLKQLAEKQEHVKEVLQRAVEENTKFSKMAEERLISKMDLIKENREAQIAAKLERLREKDKHLEEVRKNRESKETEELV, encoded by the exons atgtacctCATTTCAGATATTAAGGTAAAGGAGCTAGACAAGCGTTCTTCTGGCCAGGCTTTTGAGATAATTCTGAGCCCCACAGCTGAAACAATTCCAGAATTTCCTCTTTCTCCCAAGAAAGATAGATCACTTGAAGATCTTCAAAAAAAAATGGAAGCTGCAGAGAACAGACGAAAG TCACATGAAGCAGAAGTTCTGAAGCAGTTGGCTGAAAAACAGGAGCATGTAAAGGAAGTGCTTCAGAGAGCTGTTGAAGAAAATACCAAATTCAGCAAAATGGCAGAGGAAAGACTGATTTCCAAGATGGATCTTATTAAGGAGAATCGTGAGGCTCAGATAGCTGCTAAACTTGAGCGTCTTCGTGAAAAG GACAAACACCTGGAGGAAGTGAGAAAGAACAGAGAAAGCAAAGAAACTGAAGAACTTGTTTAA